From one Triticum aestivum cultivar Chinese Spring chromosome 4B, IWGSC CS RefSeq v2.1, whole genome shotgun sequence genomic stretch:
- the LOC123092669 gene encoding anthranilate synthase alpha subunit 2, chloroplastic: MESLAAATFSPSRLAAHPAPPAAAAAGRSRAVAARGRRRSSSGLRCSSASATPVINGSAAAKAEEEDRRRFFEAAARGTGKGNLVPVWECIVSDHLTPVLAYRCLVPEDDMDTPSFLFESVEQGLEGTTNVGRYSMVGAHPVMEVVAKENKVTIMDHEKAEVTEKIMDDPMQVPRSIMEGWHPQEIDQLPEAFSGGWVGFFSYDTVRYVEKKKIPFSGAPHDDRNLPDVHLGLYDDVLVFDNVEKKVYVIHWVSVDRHASTEEAYKDGRSRLKRLLSKVHNANVPKLSPGFVKLHTRQFGTPLNKSTMTSDEYKGAVMQAKEHILAGNIFQIVLSQRFERRTYATPFEVYRALRIVNPSPYMAYVQARGCILVASSPEILTKVEKGKVINRPLAGTTRRGKTEHEDKLQEEQLLSDQKQCAEHIMLVDLGRNDVGKVSKSGSVKVEKLMNIERYSHVMHISSTVSGELDDRLESWDALRAALPVGTVSGAPKVKAMELIDQLEVTRRGPYSGGLGGISFDGDMLIALALRTIVFSTAPSHNTMYSYKSSDRRREWVAHLQAGAGIVADSIPDDEQKECENKAAALARAIDLAESAFVDKE; encoded by the exons ATGGAATCCCTAGCCGCCGCCACGTTCTCGCCCTCGCGCCTCGCTGCCCACCCCGCCCCGCCCGCGGCTGCGGCAGCGGGCAGATCGAGGGCGGTGGCGgcacgagggaggaggaggagcagcagcggcCTGAGGTGCTCGTCGGCGAGCGCGACCCCGGTGATCAATGGGAGCGCCGCcgcgaaggcggaggaggaggacagGAGGCGCTTCTTTGAGGCGGCGGCACGGGGGACCGGCAAGGGCAACCTGGTGCCCGTGTGGGAGTGCATCGTGTCGGATCACCTCACCCCCGTGCTCGCCTACCGCTGCCTCGTCCCCGAGGACGACATGGACACCCCCAGCTtcctcttcgagtccgtcgagCAGGGGCTCGAGGGGACCACCAACGTT GGTCGTTACAGCATGGTGGGAGCCCACCCGGTGATGGAGGTCGTGGCCAAGGAGAACAAGGTCACCATCATGGACCATGAGAAGGCTGAGGTGACGGAGAAGATCATGGATGATCCTATGCAGGTTCCCAGGAGCATAATGGAGGGATGGCACCCGCAGGAGATCGACCAGCTCCCTGAGGCCTTCAGTG GTGGATGGGTTGGGTTCTTTTCCTATGATACAGTCCGCTATGTCGAAAAGAAGAAGATACCTTTCTCTGGTGCTCCCCACGATGATAGGAACCTCCCTGATGTTCACTTGGGGCTTTACGATGATGTTCTTGTCTTTGACAATGTTGAGAAG AAAGTATATGTCATCCATTGGGTAAGTGTGGACCGGCATGCATCCACCGAGGAAGCATACAAAGATGGCAGGTCTCGATTGAAGCGGTTGCTGTCTAAAGTTCACAATGCAAATGT CCCCAAGCTCTCTCCAGGATTTGTGAAGCTACATACTCGGCAGTTCGGTACACCCTTGAACAAATCGACCATGACAAGTGATGAGTACAAGGGTGCTGTTATGCAGGCTAAGGAGCATATTCTGGCCGGTAATATTTTCCAGATTGTTTTAAGCCAGCGTTTTGAGAGGCGAACTTATGCCACTCCATTTGAGGTTTACCGAGCTTTACGAATTGTCAACCCAAGCCCATACATGGCATATGTGCAG GCGAGAGGTTGTATCCTGGTAGCATCTAGTCCTGAAATTCTTACAAAAGTCGAGAAG GGAAAGGTTATTAACCGGCCACTTGCTGGGACTACACGAAGGGGCAAGACAGAGCATGAAGATAAATTGCAAGAGGAACAACTATTAAGTGATCAAAAGCAATGTGCCGAACACATTATGCTTGTAGACTTGGGAAGGAATGATGTTGGCAAG GTATCCAAATCTGGGTCTGTAAAGGTGGAGAAGTTGATGAACATCGAGCGGTACTCCCATGTCATGCACATCAGCTCCACG GTCAGTGGAGAGTTAGATGATCGCCTTGAAAGCTGGGATGCACTGCGAGCAGCATTGCCTGTTGGAACAGTCAGTGGGGCGCCAAAG GTAAAAGCCATGGAGCTAATAGATCAGTTGGAAGTCACAAGACGAGGACCATACAGTGGTGGCTTAGGAGGGATATCATTTGATGGTGACATGCTTATCGCTCTTGCTCTCCGCACCATTGTATTCTCAACAGCTCCAAGCCACAATACAATGTACTCATACAAAAGCTCAGATAGACGCCGAGAGTGGGTTGCTCACCTTCAGGCTGGTGCGGGCATTGTTGCTGATAGTATCCCAGACGATGAGCAAAAAGAATGTGAGAATAAGGCAGCTGCCCTAGCTCGGGCAATTGATCTTGCAGAGTCGGCTTTTGTAGACAAAGAATAG
- the LOC123092670 gene encoding cold-responsive protein kinase 1 isoform X2: protein MMMSTLKKSSGHVLSRSGRNIQVFSLKELKSATRNFHMMNCIGRGGFGPVYKGDLRDGTQVAIKRLSAESKQGTNEFLTEIDVISNVRHPNLVKLIGCCVEGNNRLLVYEYAENNSLSNALLGPKSRCIPLNWQTRAAICTGTASGLAFLHEEAQPRIVHRDIKASNILLDKTLVPKIGDFGLAKLFPDAITHISTRVAGTMGYLAPEYALLGQLTKKADIYSFGVLLLEVISGESSSKSTWGEDMHVLVEWTWKLREEGRLLEIVDPDVEEYPEEQVLRFIKVALLCTQATAQQRPSMKQVVHMLANETEIDLQNAVPPGVLKEPRRKMGSLGDLALDTSSSQSTRANVAGSCTTQTRDMNSCNFSTTEVSPR from the exons ATGATGATGTCAACTCTGAAAAAAAGTTCAGGCCATGTATTATCAAGATCCGGACGAAATATACAAGTCTTCTCCCTAAAAGAGTTGAAATCTGCCACACGGAATTTTCACATGATGAACTGCATTGGCCGTGGGGGTTTTGGACCAGTTTATAAG GGAGACCTGAGAGATGGCACCCAAGTTGCAATTAAAAGGCTTTCAGCTGAATCAAAGCAAGGAACTAATGAGTTCTTGACAGAGATCGATGTCATATCAAATGTGAGGCACCCCAACCTTGTAAAGCTCATTGGTTGCTGTGTCGAAGGGAATAACAGATTATTGGTGTATGAATATGCGGAGAACAACAGTTTGTCAAATGCTTTGCTTG GACCAAAGAGTAGATGTATTCCTTTGAACTGGCAAACAAGAGCTGCCATTTGTACTGGAACTGCTTCTGGTCTTGCATTTCTTCACGAGGAAGCACAACCACGCATAGTCCACCGTGATATCAAGGCTAGCAACATCTTACTTGATAAGACGCTGGTTCCTAAAATTGGAGATTTTGGACTGGCCAAGCTTTTCCCTGATGCCATCACTCACATTAGCACGCGTGTTGCCGGAACAAT GGGTTACTTGGCTCCAGAGTATGCATTATTGGGACAGTTAACCAAGAAAGCAGACATATATAGTTTTGGGGTGCTGCTTCTTGAAGTTATAAGTGGTGAAAGCAGCAGCAAATCGACTTGGGGGGAAGATATGCATGTCCTTGTGGAATGG ACATGGAAGCTGCGAGAAGAAGGGAGGCTTTTGGAAATTGTAGATCCAGATGTGGAAGAATACCCAGAGGAGCAAGTACTTCGTTTCATCAAGGTGGCACTTTTGTGCACCCAAGCAACAGCACAGCAGAGGCCATCCATGAAGCAGGTGGTCCATATGCTAGCTAATGAAACAGAAATCGATCTTCAAAACGCCGTCCCACCGGGTGTGCTGAAAGAACCCCGTCGTAAAATGGGCAGTTTGGGGGATTTGGCTCTGGACACGTCCTCGAGTCAGAGCACCAGAGCCAACGTGGCTGGCTCCTGCACCACACAGACCAGAGACATGAACAGCTGTAATTTTAGCACAACGGAGGTTTCACCTAGGTGA
- the LOC123092670 gene encoding putative serine/threonine-protein kinase isoform X1 yields the protein MGSSASCLWSGSKSEPGPNGLAAAAASPRSGHVLSRSGRNIQVFSLKELKSATRNFHMMNCIGRGGFGPVYKGDLRDGTQVAIKRLSAESKQGTNEFLTEIDVISNVRHPNLVKLIGCCVEGNNRLLVYEYAENNSLSNALLGPKSRCIPLNWQTRAAICTGTASGLAFLHEEAQPRIVHRDIKASNILLDKTLVPKIGDFGLAKLFPDAITHISTRVAGTMGYLAPEYALLGQLTKKADIYSFGVLLLEVISGESSSKSTWGEDMHVLVEWTWKLREEGRLLEIVDPDVEEYPEEQVLRFIKVALLCTQATAQQRPSMKQVVHMLANETEIDLQNAVPPGVLKEPRRKMGSLGDLALDTSSSQSTRANVAGSCTTQTRDMNSCNFSTTEVSPR from the exons ATGGGGAGCTCCGCCAGCTGCCTCTGGAGCGGCTCCAAGTCGGAGCCAGGTCCAAATGGTCTAGCGGCCGCGGCGGCGTCTCCTCGTTCTG GCCATGTATTATCAAGATCCGGACGAAATATACAAGTCTTCTCCCTAAAAGAGTTGAAATCTGCCACACGGAATTTTCACATGATGAACTGCATTGGCCGTGGGGGTTTTGGACCAGTTTATAAG GGAGACCTGAGAGATGGCACCCAAGTTGCAATTAAAAGGCTTTCAGCTGAATCAAAGCAAGGAACTAATGAGTTCTTGACAGAGATCGATGTCATATCAAATGTGAGGCACCCCAACCTTGTAAAGCTCATTGGTTGCTGTGTCGAAGGGAATAACAGATTATTGGTGTATGAATATGCGGAGAACAACAGTTTGTCAAATGCTTTGCTTG GACCAAAGAGTAGATGTATTCCTTTGAACTGGCAAACAAGAGCTGCCATTTGTACTGGAACTGCTTCTGGTCTTGCATTTCTTCACGAGGAAGCACAACCACGCATAGTCCACCGTGATATCAAGGCTAGCAACATCTTACTTGATAAGACGCTGGTTCCTAAAATTGGAGATTTTGGACTGGCCAAGCTTTTCCCTGATGCCATCACTCACATTAGCACGCGTGTTGCCGGAACAAT GGGTTACTTGGCTCCAGAGTATGCATTATTGGGACAGTTAACCAAGAAAGCAGACATATATAGTTTTGGGGTGCTGCTTCTTGAAGTTATAAGTGGTGAAAGCAGCAGCAAATCGACTTGGGGGGAAGATATGCATGTCCTTGTGGAATGG ACATGGAAGCTGCGAGAAGAAGGGAGGCTTTTGGAAATTGTAGATCCAGATGTGGAAGAATACCCAGAGGAGCAAGTACTTCGTTTCATCAAGGTGGCACTTTTGTGCACCCAAGCAACAGCACAGCAGAGGCCATCCATGAAGCAGGTGGTCCATATGCTAGCTAATGAAACAGAAATCGATCTTCAAAACGCCGTCCCACCGGGTGTGCTGAAAGAACCCCGTCGTAAAATGGGCAGTTTGGGGGATTTGGCTCTGGACACGTCCTCGAGTCAGAGCACCAGAGCCAACGTGGCTGGCTCCTGCACCACACAGACCAGAGACATGAACAGCTGTAATTTTAGCACAACGGAGGTTTCACCTAGGTGA